The following nucleotide sequence is from Gemmobacter aquarius.
TGCGGTGCGAGAGGCGCAACACCTCGGGCAGTTCGGAGGAGATGACGATGATCGCCTTGCCCTGTTCGGCGAGGCTGGTGAGCAGGCGGTAGATTTCGGATTTCGCGCCGATGTCGATGCCGCGGGTGGGTTCGTCGAAGATGAGGATGTCGCAGTCGCGGAGCAGCCATTTGGCCAGCACGACCTTTTGCTGGTTGCCGCCGGAGAGGAGCCGCACCTCTTGCCGTTCCGAAGGGGTGCGGATGGCGAGTTGGTCGATGTAGTCGCGGGCGGTTTTGCCAAGGGCCGTGTCGTTGACCACGCCGAAGCCGTTCTTGAAGCGGCGCAGGTTCGGCAGCGCGATGTTGGCGCGGACATCGAGGCCGAGCGCGAGGCCCAGGTGTTTGCGGTCTTCGGACAGGTAGCCGATGCCTGCGGCCACGGCATCTTGCGGCGAGGCGATGGAGGCGGTTTTGCCATGCACGATGATTTCGCCGCCGTCGCGGCGGTCGGCGCCGAAGATCAGGCGGGCGACTTCGGTGCGGCCCGCGCCCATGAGGCCCGCAAAGCCGAGGATTTCGCCGGCTTTTAGGCTGAAGCTGACATCGCGGACGGCGCGACCGCGGGAGAGGTTTTTCACTTCGAGTGCCACGGGGGCGGCGGTCAGGTCGGGGATCGCGGCGGGGGTGCTGTCGAGGTCGCGGCCGACCATCATCGAGATGATGGTGGCGATGGGAGTTGCGCTTGCATCGACGGTGCCGACGAAAGCGCCATCGCGCATGACGGTGACGCGGTCGGCGATGCGTTTGATTTCATCCATCTTGTGGCTGATGTAGACGATGCCCACGCCTTCGCCGCGCAGGCGGGTGATGATGGCGAAAAGCTCCGACACCTCGCGGTCGTTCAGGGCGGCGGTGGGTTCGTCCATGATCAGGATGCGCGAGCGGTGCGACAGGGCTTTGGCGATTTCGACCATCTGGCTTTGTGCGACCGAGAGGGTGCTTACCTCGGCGCGCGGGTCGATGGTTATGTTCATCGAGGCGAAGATTTCGGCAGCGGCGCGGTTCAGGGCGGGTTCGTCCAGGCGGCCGAAGCTGCGGCGGGGTTCGCGGCCGATGAAGATGTTTTGCGCCACGGTGAGGTCGTTCATCAGGGCGAGTTCCTGATGGATCATGCCGATGCCGAGCGATTGTGCCGCGCGGGGGTTGGCCAGCGTCACATCGGTGCCGCCCACGGTGATGGTGCCGCTGTCGGGCTGGTAGACGCCGGACAGCACCTTCATCAGGGTGGATTTGCCCGCGCCGTTTTCGCCCATCAGGGCATGGACTTCGCCCGGTTGCAGGTCGAAGCCGACAGCTTTGAGCGCGTGGACGCCGGGGAAGCGTTTGTCGATTGCGGTGAGGCGGATGAGGTCGGTCATGGTGCGGCCCCTGCTGGCGAAAGTGCGACGATGGCCTTGATCAGCGCGGCGCGGTCGGCGGCGAGTTCTGGCAGACGGGTGGGCAGGTCGGCAAGGGGAATAACGGTGGAGATGAGCGCGTTTGCGTCTATCGCACCTGTCCGAAGGGCGTGCAGGACGTGCTGGAAGTCTTGGGCCAGCGCATTTCGGCTGCCGATCAGGCGCATTTCGCGTTTATGGAATTC
It contains:
- a CDS encoding sugar ABC transporter ATP-binding protein, whose protein sequence is MTDLIRLTAIDKRFPGVHALKAVGFDLQPGEVHALMGENGAGKSTLMKVLSGVYQPDSGTITVGGTDVTLANPRAAQSLGIGMIHQELALMNDLTVAQNIFIGREPRRSFGRLDEPALNRAAAEIFASMNITIDPRAEVSTLSVAQSQMVEIAKALSHRSRILIMDEPTAALNDREVSELFAIITRLRGEGVGIVYISHKMDEIKRIADRVTVMRDGAFVGTVDASATPIATIISMMVGRDLDSTPAAIPDLTAAPVALEVKNLSRGRAVRDVSFSLKAGEILGFAGLMGAGRTEVARLIFGADRRDGGEIIVHGKTASIASPQDAVAAGIGYLSEDRKHLGLALGLDVRANIALPNLRRFKNGFGVVNDTALGKTARDYIDQLAIRTPSERQEVRLLSGGNQQKVVLAKWLLRDCDILIFDEPTRGIDIGAKSEIYRLLTSLAEQGKAIIVISSELPEVLRLSHRIAVMSEGRLTGILPGGTATSQEEIMHLATLRQSKEDAA